Below is a genomic region from Mesorhizobium sp. NZP2298.
CGTGGGGGGAAGGACCGCTGAAGCGGCTCGCAAGATGGGGTTCTCGCCGGTCGTTGAAGGCGCCGGCGATGCCGAGGCGCTGGCCGATAGCCTTGCGCAAGCGTTTCCCGGCATGGCAATCGTTTATCCCTGCGGACGCGTGCGGTTTCCGATGTTCGAGCAGAGGCTGGAAGCGGCTGGAGTCCTGGTCCACGCCCTGGAGACATATGACACGCTTCCGGTGCGGCATTCGGATGACACCATCCTTGCGCTTTTGTCCGGCCGACCGGTCGATGCGGTACTGCTCTATTCGGCCAAGGCAGCCGCCGCGATGCGGGATCTGACCAAACAGCCTGCCTTGCAAGGGGCCTTTGAAAAGACATGTTTTTTCGCTCTTTCCGCGCGTATTGCCACTGCCTTCGACGACAGTGGCGGCAAGGCAATCCGCATTGCCGAAGAGCCCGATGAGGAAGCCCTGCTGGCGCTTTTGCCACCGCCCCGCTGACCCGCGTCATCACACCGCCCCTTTTCACCGCTTGGTGATGTGCTAGACCCTTTGTGAACCATCACGCGCCCCCAGGCGTTGAGACGAAGCGAATTTTGCGGAGCCAGGCATGGTCAAGACGCCGAAGATGCGACACTCGAAAAGCCGCCGCGAGCCGGTGACCATCGATCTCGAACCCGGCGCCGTCTCCCGTATCGTCGACGAGGAAGCCGCGAAGTCGCCAGAAACAAGCGAAGAAGGCGAGGCCGCGGAAGGTTCTCAAGCAGAGATTCCCGAAGAGCCGGTGCATGCCGACCAGACCGACCTTGAGCCCTGGGAACATGCCGATGCCGCGGGGCAGGCTGGGACAGAGCCGCCCGCGGAGGCCAAAGCCGCTGGGCCGGAGCTGCCCTATCCCGGTTCGGATGCACCGTCCAACCGCGCCAAGGCCTCAGACTACAATTTCGAGGACGCGTCGGCGAAGCGCGCCGACGACAGCAAGGCAAGAACCGAGACACGGGGCGAAAAAATGGCGCCTACTCCTCCTCCAGCAAGGCGTGGCGGCGTAAACGGCATTGCCGCCGGCCTTATCGGCGGCGTCATCGCACTGGTCGGCGCCGGAGGCCTGCAGTTTGCAGGCCTGCTCGGCGCGCCCGGTTCCGGCGCCGGCGTCTCACTGGACGGCGTCAATGGCGAGATCGCCTCGCTGAAGAGCGAAATCGCCGGTCTGAAGGAAACCGGCGGCAACAATGACGCGGCGGCCAAGATGGTCGGGCTTTCCTCGGGTCTGGAGCAGGTAAAGGCCGATGTCGCGGCACTGAAATCGGCGGTCGAGCAGAGTGGCGCCGGAGACAGTGCCGGGCTTGCCGCGCTCGGCGACAAGGTCAAGCAGATCGAAACCGCGCTCGCCGCTCTCGGCAAGGCCGGCGGCGCCGCCCCGGTCGATCTGGGCCCGCTCAACGAAAAACTGGCCGGTCTCGACGCGCTGGTGAAATCGTCCGGCGAGGCGGCGAAGGCGCAGGATGGCCGGCTGACGGCGCTGGAACAGTCGGTGTCGCAGCTTTCCAGCAAGGTCGAGGCGGCGGCGGGACAGCCGAAGATCGCGCTCGCCATTGCCGCGTCGGCTTTGAAGTCGGCGCTCGAACGCGGCGCGCCGTTCTCGGCGGAACTGGATACGCTGGCCGCGATCTCTCCCAACGCGCCTGAGCTCGCGACCTTGCGGCCCTATGCCGAAAAGGGCGTTCCGACCCGCACCGAGATCGCCTCGCAGATGGATGCCGCCGCCAATGCCATGGTCGCCGCCGCCACGCCGGTCGACCAGAATGCCGGCTTCCTGCAGAACCTGATGTCGAGCGCCGAATCGCTGGTCAAGGTCCGGCCGATCGGTGCTGTCGAGGGTGTGGGTGCACCCGAAACCGTGGCGCGCATGGAAGTGGCGGTCACCCAGGGCGACTATGCCAAGGCGCTCAGCGAGTATAATTCGCTGCCTGAGGCCGCGAAGGCCGCGGGCGCCGACTTTGCCGGCAAACTGAAGGCGCGCATCGAGGTCGAAACCCAGGTCGACGCCCTGATCTCCAGCGCGATGAAGGCATGAGGGCAACACGATGATCCGCCTGCTCGCCTTCCTCATCGTCGTCTTCGCGCTCGGTCTGGGCTTTGCGTGGCTGGCCGACCGGCCGGGCGACATGGTCGTCACCTTCAACGGCTACCAGTACCAGGTCAGCCTGATGGTGGCGGCGGTGGCCATCGTCGCCGTCGTCGCCGCGGTGATGATCTTGTGGTGGTTGGTCAGGTCGCTGTGGAACAGCCCCTACACCATCTCGCGCTATTTCCGCGTGCGCCGCCGCGACCGCGGCTACCAGGCACTGTCGACCGGCATGATCGCCGCCGGCGCCGGTGATGGCGCGCTGGCCCGCAAGAAGACCAAGGAAGCGGCCAAACTGATCCGTTCCGACCAGGAGCCGCTGATCCATCTGCTCGAGGCGCAGGCGTCGCTGCTCGAAGGCGACCATGAAGGCGCGCGGCAGAAATTCGAGAGCATGCTCGACGATCCCGAAATGCGGCTGCTCGGCCTGCGCGGGCTTTATCTCGAAGCCGAACGGCTGGGCGACCGCAATGCCGCTCGCCACTATGCAGGCCGTGCCGCCGCCGTTGCGCCGCAACTGGCCTGGGCGGCCGAATCGACGCTCGAGGAGTTGACGGCGCGCGGTGACTGGGACGGCGCCTTGAAACTGGTCGACGCGCAGAAGTCGACGCGGCAGATCGAACGCGACGCCGCCAGCCGCCGCCGCGCCGTGCTGTTGACCGCCAAGGCGCAATCGCTCGCCGACAGTGATCCCACGGCCGCCAGGACAGCGGCGCTGGAGGCGAACAAGCTCAGGCCGGATTTCGCTCCGGCCGCCGTTGCCGCCGCGGCAGCGCTCTTCAAGCAGAACGATGTGCGAAAAGGCTCCAAGATCCTGGAGACGGCGTGGAGGGCCGAGCCGCATCCCGAGATCGCCGAGCTCTACACCCATGCTCGTCCGGGCGACGCCGTGCTCGACCGCCTCAACAGGGCGAAGAAGCTGCAGGAAATGAAGAAGAACCATGCCGAATCGTCGATGACGGTGGCGCGTGCGGCGCTCGACGCGCAGGATTTTTCGACCGCCCGCAGCGAAGCCGAGGCCGCGATCCGGATGGACCGCCGCGAGGGTGCCTATCTGCTTCTGGCCGATATCGAGGAGGCCGAGACCGGTGACCAGGGCAAGGTGCGGCAATTGCTCTCAAAGGCTTTGCGGGCACCGCGGGATCCGGCCTGGGTGGCCGACGGCGTCGTGTCGGAACGCTGGGCGCCGGTGTCGCCGATCACCGGACGGCTTGATGCCTTCGAGTGGCGCGCGCCGATGGAGCGGCTTGGCCAGTTGATCGACAGCCGCGACGATGCGCCGGACGCCGCCGTGCCGGTCATCGAAGCGCTGGCGAAGCCGGCCAGCGAAAAGCCGATCGACGTGATCGATCATGCCGCCCCGGCCGACGAGGCGAGGGGCAAGGACGTCGAGAGCCGCGAGGACCATGTTACCCCGGTCACGGCGGCGGCGTTCGCGGCGGTGCCGGCCGATGCCGAGGCCGTGGAGCCGGCGGAGGAACTGGCGCGCCTGCCGGACGATCCCGGCGTCGATCCGGACGATGAGGCGGAGAAGTCGCCACGCCGGTTCCGGCTGTTTTGATTTTGGCCTTCGGGTGACTGACTTTGCCATTGGGCCGTTTGGGAATGGATTGATGTTCGAACGCGTTCTATCGTTTCTCAGGGACCTGCCGGCCGGCGCCGGCGCGCATGCCAGCACGGACGATCCTCGTGTTGCCGCCTCGGCGCTGCTCTACCATGTGATGAATGCCGACGGCGTGCGCCAAGATGTCGAATGGGAGCGGTTCATGGCGGTGCTCTCCGAGAGCTATTCGATCAGCGGCGCCGAACTCGAGGCGCTCGCCGCCGCCGGCGAACGGGCCGACAACGAGGCGATCGACCTCTATGCCTTCACCAGCGTGCTCAAGCGCCATCTCGACGCCGAGGGGCGCAAGGCGTTCATCGGCCTGATGTGGGAGATCGTCTATGCCGATGGCGAGTTGCATGAACTCGAGGACAATACGGTCTGGCGTGTCGCCGAGCTGATCGGCGTCGAGCGCCATGACCGGGTCGAGGCGCGCCGCAAGGCGGCGGCGCATGCGCCGGGCGCGCGTGGAACATCCAGCGACGAATAGACGGGATCTCGCCGACAGATGCCGCACAGGACGCGTTCGAAGCCAAAAATCCTGATCGTCCTGCATCAGGAGAATTCGAGCCCCGGACGCGTCGGCCACATGCTTATCGAAGAGGGTTTCGAGCTCGACATCCGCCGGCCGCCGCTGGGCGACGCCTTGCCGGAAACGCTGGATGGCCATGCCGGCACGGTGGTGTTCGGCGGGCCGATGAGCGCCAATGACGAGGACGAGTTCGTCCGCCGCGAGACTAACTGGCTGGAGATTCCGCTCAAGGAGAACCGGCCATGTCTCGGCATCTGCCTCGGCGCGCAGATGCTGGTCAACCATCTCGGCGGCAAGGTCGAGGGGCACGGCGAAGGGCTGGTCGAGATCGGCTGGTATCCGCTCAAGGCGACCGAGGCCGGCAAGAAACTGATGCACTGGCCCGACATGGTCTACCAGTTCCACCGCGAGGGCTTCTCGCTGCCCAGGGACGCGACGCTGCTGGCGACGGCCGATACCTACCCCAATCAGGCCTTCCGCTACGGCGACAATGCCTGGGGCATCCAGTTCCACGGCGAACTGACCCGGGTGATGATGCAGCGCTGGGTGGTGCGCGGCGCGCATCGCTTCGAATTGCCGGGCGCGCAGCCCGGCCGCGACCATCTCGGCGGCCGGCTGATCTGGGATATGCATCTGAAACGCTGGCTGGACGAGTTTTTGCGGATGGTGTTCGGCAGGCCGGCGATGAGGCAGAGCAAAATCCAATTGCGTTGAACCGCCGGGCTTGACCCAAGAGCAGCCGAGAGCGGACGTTATCCACTGGAAGCCGTTGCGGCCACATCGTGTGCTTTGATCGAGTTGTGCTCGACGAGAGCGGTTTCACGCACCGTTACCTGCGTTCTCGTCGGATCCACCCCCACGCTTGCGCTCCCGCTGTCGCGAGCAGCAGCCTGAACCATCTCAGGCCCCAGATCGGGGACGTGCGAACTGCGGCGCGCCACCAGCGACGATAGTCGGGTATGTCCACAAGGCCATGCCATGGTTTGCTGGGGCCTGAGAAATGCAACAGCCAGGGGTCGCGGCGCTGTAGTACCGTGGCAGCCATATCGGCATGGCCGCGGCGTGGCTCGCGCTCGAGGAACCACACCATGCTGTTCCAGCGCGGGTCCAGCAGAACGACGCGGCCTCGGAGCAGCAGGTTTATCGCATCCTGATCACGCCAGCGGAACCTATGGGGATGGTCCAGTACAAGTTGCCCCGCCCGCTCGCCGAACCGTTCGCGACGAAGGGCGGCAAGGTCAAGCAGCAGCATGCCGGAGTTGACATAGGCGAAGTTGTCAGGGTCCCAGCCGAGCGCGTCGCGGACATGGAGGATATAGTCGAGTCGGCCGGTAACCTTCTCCTCGGCTATGGCCGCGTGCAGGCCCAAATCCTGTACGGCACCCACCACGGCATCGCCAAGATCGGCGGCGAGCAGCGGCCGGATGTCTGCTACGGCAAGGACGTCCGCATCGAGATATAGAACGCGATCCAGGTCGGGGAGGAACTCGCCGAGTTGCAGCCGCAGCAACGCCGCTGGGGTAACGTGGTCGAAGATCCCTATATTCCGAAACCGGTTCTCGACATAGTGCACGAAAAGGCGGTGTGGGGCCACACGCAGCGTTTCCAGGCGCCGGGAGCGGCGACTGGGCGGCTCGCCATAAAATACATGAAACGCCAGTGGTGGCCCAGGCGACAGATGGGCCAGCACCGAAGCGATCGTCACCGCCGCCTGGTCGACATTTCCACCGTCGACACAAAGGGCGACGCTGAGACAGGTGGTCATCTTCATCCGCCCCAAGCGAGGGCTCCATCCGATCGCCAGAGTCGGCACGAGCGGCGTACCCGATTCGGGTTTCTCCTGGAAGCGCCGGAAGAGACGCCGGCAACGGAACGTCGACCGCAAGGAAAGTGGACGTGCCGGACAATGTCGATTTCCCGCGCACTCAAGCCGACCTTCCACGTATAGCCGACATGCTTGCCGGATTGGCCCTATCTCAGCCATTGCCGGCGCAAGCCGATTGCTCGGGGCAGCGGCTCACATAGGGGGCTGAATCAGTTGCGCCCGTTCAAATGCCGCACCTTGCGCAATTGCGGGAAAAGATACGCCCACAAGCCGGCAACCGCGATGGCGCCGACGCCGCCAATGACCACCGCCGGCACGGTGCCGATCAGCGCCGCCATGATGCCGGCGCGGAATTCGCCGACTTCGTTGGAGGCGCCGACGAAAACCTGGTTCACGGCATTCACGCGGCCACGGACCTCGTCCGGCGTCCACAACTGGATGAGTGTTTCCCTGATGTAGACGCTGAACATGTCGGTGGCGCCGAGGAGGGCCAGTGCGACGATCGACAGCCAGGTGACGGTCGACAGGCCGAACAATACGGTGCAGGCACCGAATGCCGCGACGAAGCCGAGCATGATCTTGCCGGCATTGTCGCGAAGCGGATGCCCGGCGAGCCACACCGCAACGCAGATGGCGCCGATGCCGGGCGCCGAGCGCAACAGGCCGAGGCCCCAGGGACCGAGTTCAAGAATATCGCGCGCATAGACCGGCAGCAGCGCCGAGGCACCTGAGAGGAGCACGGCGAAGAGGTCGAGCGAGATGGCACCGAGCACGATCTTCTCGCTCCAGATGTAGCGGAAGCCGGCAAACAGCGTCTCCATCGTCGGCTTGTCGGTGGCGGTCTGCTGGGCAGGCTTGGGAATGGTGAAGATCAGCAGACCAGCCACCAGCATCAGCACGGAGGCGACGGCGTATGCAGCCTCCGGCGAAACGCCGTAGAGCAGGCCGCCGGCGACCGGCCCAACGATGGTCGCCGTCTGCCAGGCGGACGAGTTCCAGGCAATCGCATTGCCGAAATCCTCCGGCGGCACCAGATTGGCGAACAGCGACGACGAGGCCGGTCCGTAAAAGGCACGCGCCATGCCGAACAGCGCCAGAACGACGAAGATCGGCAGCGGACTGACGAGGCCGCGCAGCGTGAGATACAGGAGAACGAGCGCGCAGCTTGCTTCGACCACCGTTGCCAGCGCCATGATCAGGCGGCGGCCGAAGCGGTCGGCGACGACGCCGGTGACCAGCACCAACAGCAGCGATGGCAGGAACTGGACGATGCCGACAATGCCAAGGTCGAAGGGATCGCGCGTCAGATCATAGATCTGCCAGCCGACCGCGACGGAGACGATCATGGTAGCGAAGGTGGTGAGGAAGCGCGCCGTCCAGTAGCTGAGGAAGGCTTTGTGCCGGAAGGCGGCGTAACGCTGCTCCGGTGAAGTTTGTACTGGTGTCATGGAGAGAGGCCCCGTTGCAATGTCATTGATCGGCGGGGCACTTCCCGGATGGGCGCTGGTCCGACCAATGGAACGTCTAACAAAGTTCGCGGCGGGATGTGCGTTAAAATCAGGCCTGGATCAAGGGATTTTCAGCCGGTTCCTTCGATCGCACGATGAAGTTACTGTCTCACTGTCGCGGAAATGGCGTCGAGGCCGTCCCGCAACTCGGCTTCCGTCGGCCAGCCAAAACCGACGCGGAAGAAGCGTTTTTCCATTTCGAACCAGTGGCCGGGTCCGACATAGGTGCCGTGGTTCTCCAGCAGGTTCGCGTAGAAGCGGTCGAGGTCGAAGCCGGGTTCGACATTGAGGCGCGGGAAACCGACGACACCGCCTTCGGGCCTGATCCAGTCGACCAGCGGCTCGCGGTCGATCCAGGCCTGGACGATATCGCGGCGCTTGGCCATCTCGGGCAGCAGCGCCGCCAGGAACGTATCCCGGCGCTCCAGCATGCCGCGCGCGATGCCTTCGTCGATGACGCTGCCGCAGATGCCGATCTGCTCCTTGGCGGCGAGGAATGTCTCCTGCAGGGCGGCATCCCTGGTGATCAGCCAGCCGACGCGGATGCCGGGAATGCCGAAGGCCTTGGACAGCGACGAGACGCTGATCGCCTTCTTGCTCAGCGAGGCCGCCGACGGCAGGCGCCTGCCATAGGAAAGATCGCGATAGGTTTCGTCGACCAGCAAATGGCAGTTGTTGGCCTCGGCCAGCGCCGCCAGCGCGTCGAGATCGGCACGTGACATCATCGTGCCGGTGGGGTTGTGCGGGCAGGTGACGCTGATCAGTTTCGTGTTCGGCCGGATCGCCGCCTTGATGGCCTCGACATCGATGGCAAATCCGTTCTCGAAGGCGAGGTCGACAAAGCTGATGGCGCAGCCGATCGCCCTCGGGGTTTCGATGTTGGTGGCGTAGTTGGGCCTGATGACGACGAGATGGTCGCTCGCCGACAAGAGCGAGGTCGAGATGATGAACAGCGCGCCGGCGGCACCGGCGGTGACCAGCACATCATCGGCCGAGATGCCGGCATCCTGCGCTGCGACCAGAGCGCGCAAGTCCTTGTCGCCGCGATGCTCGCCATAGAACAGCGTCAGGTCCGGCAGCGACAGGCCGATGTCGGAAAGCTTCTGATCGGCGATCGAGCTTTCGGAGAGATTGTAGCGGATACGGTCGTAGCCGTATTCCTCCGGTGCTTCCTTCTCGATCACCATCCTGGTGTAGTTCATGGCTTCGCTTGCCCCCAAAAACCTGTCCGGTTCATCCAAGCCACAAAAACGTGAAGCCTGCCAAGGCGAATTCGCCGGCAGGCTTCTGTTCCAGTCGTCCTGACGATTGGTTCAGGACTGATCTTCTCAGGCCGAGACCTTGGCCTTCCGGCCCTTGGTGGCCTTGACGGGCATCACTTCGACAGCCTTGCGGCCCAGGCCGATCGACTTCGCCAGTTCCGAGCGCGAGGCCGCATAGTTGGGCGCAACCATCGGGTAGTCCGCCGGCAAGCCCCATTTGGCGCGATAGGCGTCCGGCGTCAGGCCGAAATGCACGCCGAGATGGCGCTTCAGAGATTTGAACTTCTTGCCGTCCTCGAGGCAGATGATGAAATCCGGCGTCACCGACTTCTTCGGGTTGACAGCGGGAACCAGGGGGGCTGCCACCGGCACGGCCGGCTTGCCGAGCCCGCCGATCGAGGTGGCGACGCTGGCGATGAGGTCGGCAAGGCCGGAGACGGGCAGGCGATTCTTCTCGACGTAAGCGGACACGATATGGGCGGTCAGCTCGAGAAGGTCGATGTCTTTGCGAGCGTCGTTGCTATCGTCGGTCAATGTTTCCTCCGTCTGTGGCACACGGCCTCGAAAATCAGAATCGCTTTCGACAGGACGAGGCACAAAATCAAAAATGCTGAAGCGTCTTAAGCGTATCCACTGGAGCACGCCGGGCAGTGCGGCGAAATTCCTAGTCGGCAAATCTGCATAACGCAATGATTTAGCGCGCCGTCACACGTTATTTTGAACAACTATACTAAACTGTAATAATATCAGACGATCAAGGCCTTGTCTCGCCACAGACGAAATCCACCTTCGAAGGCGCGTGTGTTGTCACCGCGCCTGGACTCGGCCGGCAACTCGTCGAGCTTGTCGACATTGCCGCCGCCAATGATGACATAGTCTGGTTGCAGGGCGGCGCGCAGCCGGATGACGACGTCGAAGACGTATTTGCGCCACTTCTTCTTGCCGTGCTTTTCCAGGCCGCGCTCGCCGACATAGTCCTCGAAGCTCCGGCCTTTCCTGTAGGGAAGATGGGCGAGCTCCATCGGCTGGCCGACATTGTCGAAGACCATCGCCGCACCGAGGCCGGTACCGAGTCCCAGGAACAGCATGCGCCCGCCTTCATAGCTGCCGATGGCCTGCATCAGCGCATCATTGACCACCTTGACCGGCTTGCCGAACTGCGCGGCGAAATCGAAGTCGGCCCAACCCTTGCCGAGATTCATCGGGTCGAGCACCGGCTTGTTGTGACGCACCGGGCCCGGATAGCCCATCGAGATGACGTCATAGGACAGGCCCTCGGCGAGCTTCTTCACCTTGTCGATCATCTGCTGCGGCGTCAGGTCCGGGCCGGAATCGTCCCGGCGCTCCGTGTCGCCGGCGCTGGTCAGGATCTTGACGTGCGAGCCGCCAATGTCGATCGCCAGCACGATCTGCTCGGGGTCGGTTGCTGCCTGCTTCACCGCCTTGGCCATCGGGTCCCCTCCGCTCATGCCACCGGGTCGATCCAGCCATTGGGCGGGCCGAACCCGGCCATGGCGTCCGCCGGCCCCCATGTCTTCGGCTCGTAAAGATGCGGCGGCGTGGTGTCGCCAAGCACTGGCCCGACGATGCGCCACGCCAGTTCTGCCGCGTCCTGGCGGGTGAAGAGCTGGCCATTGCCGTTCATGGCGTCGCCGATCAGGCGCTCGTAAGGTGGCATGTCGGCCTTCCTGTCGTCGAGCGCCGTCAGTTCCACCTGCTCGCCGACCATGTCGTCGCCAGGCGCCTTGCGCTGCGCGCCGATGGCGATCACCACCTGTGGGTCGATGCGGAAGCGCACGTAGTTCTGGTCGGCGGGCTTGATCGGGTCGAAGACGTCGAGCGGCGGGCGCTTGAGCCGCACCACCACCTCGGTGACATGCACCGGCATGTTCTTGCCGGCGCGGATGAAGAACGGCACGTCCTGCCAGCGCCATGTGTCGACGAAGAAGCGCACCGCGGCAAAGGTCTCGACCGGCGAGTTCGGCTTGACGCCGGGCTCGGCCAGGTAGCCGGTGAACTGGCCGCGCACGACATCGTCCCTGGTCAGCGTGCGGATCGCGCGCAGCACCTGGACCTTCTCGTCGATCAAATCGTCGGCGGAGCGGCCGACCGGCGGTTCCATGGCCAGCAGCAGGAGGATGTTGAGCAGATGGTTCTCGATGACGTCCCGGATGCAGCCGACATCGTCATAGAACTTACCGCGCCCTTCGACGCCGAAATCCTCGGCCATGGTGATCTGCACGCTCTCGACGAAATTGCGGCTCCAGATCGGCTCGAGCAAGGAATTGGCGAAGCGGAAATAGAGCAGGTTCTGGATCGCTTCCTTGCCGAGATAGTGGTCGATGCGGAAGATCGACTGTTCGTCGAACACCAGATGCAGCACCCGGTTCAGCCAGCGCGCCGACTGCAGATCGTGGCCGAAGGGCTTTTCCACCATCAACCGCGCGCCATGCGCGGTGCCCGACTGCTCCAACCCTTGCACGACAGTCTCGAACATGATCGGCGGCACCGCCATGTAGTGCAGCGGCCGCTGGGCACTGCCAAGCGCGGTCTTCAGCTTCTCGAAGGTGGCCCCATCGCGGTAGTCGCCGCTGACATAGCGCAGCAGCGACGCGAATTTGGCGAACACCTTCTCGTCGATCTTGCCCAGCGCATTGACGATGCCGTCGCGAGCGCGGTCCTGCAGCTGCTTGATGTCCCAGGCGTCGAAGGCGACGCCGATCACCGGTTCGGTGAGCGTGCCCTTGGCGACCATCTGGTACAGCGCTGGAAATATCTTCTTGTGGGCGAGGTCGCCGGTGGCTCCGAAGAGCACCAGCGTGTCGGACCGTTCCTGGCTCATGCGTGCGTCTCCCGCTGTGGCGTCACTTGCCGGCCTTCGGCTTTTCGACATGGCCGCCGAAGGCATAGCGCATGGCGGACAACAGCTTGTCGGCGAATTCGGATTCGCCTTGCGAGGAGAAGCGGTCGAACAGCGCCGAGGACAGCACTGGCGCCGGCACGCCCGTGTCGATCGCCGCCTTCAGCGTCCAGCGGCCCTCGCCCGAATCCGAAACACGGCCGCCGAACTGCGCCAGGCCCGGATCGCTCTTCAGCGCACCGGCGGTGAGATCGAGCAGCCAGGAGCCGATGACGCTGCCATGGCGCCAGACCTCGGCTACTTGGGGCAGGTCAATGTCGAATTGATAGTATTGAGGGTTTTCCAGCGGGCTGGTCTCGGCGTCCGCCGAGCGTTGCCGCTTGCCGGCATTGGCCGACTTCAGGATGTTCATGCCTTCGGCATAGGCGGCCATGACTCCATACTCGATGCCGTTGTGCACCATCTTGACGAAGTGGCCGGCGCCGCTCGGTCCGCAATGCAGATAGCCGAAGGGCGCCGTCCCGGCGGCCTTGTCCGGGGTCGGCGCGCCCGCATCGGCGCCCGGCGCCAGCGTGGCGAAGATGGAATCGAGGTGCTGCACCGCCACGTCGGGACCGCCGATCATCAGGCAGTAGCCGCGCTCCAGGCCCCAGACACCGCCGCTGGTGCCGACATCGACAAGATGGATACCCCTGGTGGCCAGTTTCGCGGCCTGGTCGACGGCGTCGTGATAATAGGAATTGCCGCCGTCTATGACGATGTCGCCGGGCTCCATCAGGGCCGCGACCTGATCGATGATCTTGCCTGTTATCGCGGCCGGCAGCATCAGCCAGACACAGCGCGGCTTGGCGAGCTTGCCGACGAATTCCGTCAGGGATGCCGCCCCGAGCGCACCGTCGCTCACCAGGGCCGCGACGCTGGCGGGGTTGATGTCATAGACGACGCACTCATGGCCGTCGCGCATCAGGCGGCGCACCATGTTGGCGCCCATCCGGCCCAGTCCCATCATTCCGATCTGCATGGTTTCGTCCCGATTGTTTGAGGAAAGAACAAATCTATCGGCCCCGCTGCTTTCATCATGATGCGTCAATGCCGACGCTGAAGTCGACATTCTCCCAACGCATCGCATCGGGCCAGAAAAAAGTGAAGACGAGGCCGCCTCCCGGCTCCAGTCCGGCGACCGGGAGGTCGACCAGATGAACGCCGAAAGCGTTCTCGCTGGTTTTGTGGTCCTGGATCGTCAGCCATTTGTCGCTGCTCCAATGGACAACGCCCGGCGCCGAAAGCTCGACGCGCAAAACCTTGCCGGCCGGGATGGAGCGGATCTTGTTGTTGAAGCGCCATGTCCTGAGCGGCGAGCTTGTCTTGCCCTTGATGTAGCGCTCGACGCCTTGCGGCGGCATGTCGAAGACCGCGCCGTCGCGCAACGAGCGCAACAGCTTGATGTGCTCGGCATGTGCCCAGACCAGCGGCATGGCGCTGCCCGACGGTTTGCCCAGCCACAGTTCGCGGTCCGGCACATCCGGGCTGTCCCAAACCTGTTCCGGCAGCAGCCCGCCTATACCCGCCGAACGCTCGAAGGTCCCGAGAAGCTGCGCGGCTTTCTCCTTGCGGCCGGCGGCAAGCTCGTAATGCGCCCGCTCGCCGGTAAGCAGGGGCCAGGCGCGTCCCTGGCCGGTGCCGTCAAAAGGCGCACCATCCTCGTGCTCGCCATAGCCGTCACTGGTGTAGCGGTACCAGACCGGGCCTTGCGGGAGATCGCAACGCAAAAGGGCATCGACGGCCTTGACGGTATCGACGATGAGCGGATCGTCGGCCGCCCGGAGGCCA
It encodes:
- a CDS encoding glycosyltransferase family 8 protein; this encodes MKMTTCLSVALCVDGGNVDQAAVTIASVLAHLSPGPPLAFHVFYGEPPSRRSRRLETLRVAPHRLFVHYVENRFRNIGIFDHVTPAALLRLQLGEFLPDLDRVLYLDADVLAVADIRPLLAADLGDAVVGAVQDLGLHAAIAEEKVTGRLDYILHVRDALGWDPDNFAYVNSGMLLLDLAALRRERFGERAGQLVLDHPHRFRWRDQDAINLLLRGRVVLLDPRWNSMVWFLEREPRRGHADMAATVLQRRDPWLLHFSGPSKPWHGLVDIPDYRRWWRAAVRTSPIWGLRWFRLLLATAGAQAWGWIRRERR
- a CDS encoding heme biosynthesis protein HemY; amino-acid sequence: MIRLLAFLIVVFALGLGFAWLADRPGDMVVTFNGYQYQVSLMVAAVAIVAVVAAVMILWWLVRSLWNSPYTISRYFRVRRRDRGYQALSTGMIAAGAGDGALARKKTKEAAKLIRSDQEPLIHLLEAQASLLEGDHEGARQKFESMLDDPEMRLLGLRGLYLEAERLGDRNAARHYAGRAAAVAPQLAWAAESTLEELTARGDWDGALKLVDAQKSTRQIERDAASRRRAVLLTAKAQSLADSDPTAARTAALEANKLRPDFAPAAVAAAAALFKQNDVRKGSKILETAWRAEPHPEIAELYTHARPGDAVLDRLNRAKKLQEMKKNHAESSMTVARAALDAQDFSTARSEAEAAIRMDRREGAYLLLADIEEAETGDQGKVRQLLSKALRAPRDPAWVADGVVSERWAPVSPITGRLDAFEWRAPMERLGQLIDSRDDAPDAAVPVIEALAKPASEKPIDVIDHAAPADEARGKDVESREDHVTPVTAAAFAAVPADAEAVEPAEELARLPDDPGVDPDDEAEKSPRRFRLF
- a CDS encoding uroporphyrinogen-III synthase, with translation MLRVLVTRPEPGASRTARRLQDTGFQPVLLPLTETVTLPVDAGLIPDDAVAVAVTSANGLRHAPKEVIAALATLPCHAVGGRTAEAARKMGFSPVVEGAGDAEALADSLAQAFPGMAIVYPCGRVRFPMFEQRLEAAGVLVHALETYDTLPVRHSDDTILALLSGRPVDAVLLYSAKAAAAMRDLTKQPALQGAFEKTCFFALSARIATAFDDSGGKAIRIAEEPDEEALLALLPPPR
- a CDS encoding glutamine amidotransferase, whose product is MPHRTRSKPKILIVLHQENSSPGRVGHMLIEEGFELDIRRPPLGDALPETLDGHAGTVVFGGPMSANDEDEFVRRETNWLEIPLKENRPCLGICLGAQMLVNHLGGKVEGHGEGLVEIGWYPLKATEAGKKLMHWPDMVYQFHREGFSLPRDATLLATADTYPNQAFRYGDNAWGIQFHGELTRVMMQRWVVRGAHRFELPGAQPGRDHLGGRLIWDMHLKRWLDEFLRMVFGRPAMRQSKIQLR
- a CDS encoding tellurite resistance TerB family protein — encoded protein: MFERVLSFLRDLPAGAGAHASTDDPRVAASALLYHVMNADGVRQDVEWERFMAVLSESYSISGAELEALAAAGERADNEAIDLYAFTSVLKRHLDAEGRKAFIGLMWEIVYADGELHELEDNTVWRVAELIGVERHDRVEARRKAAAHAPGARGTSSDE
- a CDS encoding COG4223 family protein, with the protein product MVKTPKMRHSKSRREPVTIDLEPGAVSRIVDEEAAKSPETSEEGEAAEGSQAEIPEEPVHADQTDLEPWEHADAAGQAGTEPPAEAKAAGPELPYPGSDAPSNRAKASDYNFEDASAKRADDSKARTETRGEKMAPTPPPARRGGVNGIAAGLIGGVIALVGAGGLQFAGLLGAPGSGAGVSLDGVNGEIASLKSEIAGLKETGGNNDAAAKMVGLSSGLEQVKADVAALKSAVEQSGAGDSAGLAALGDKVKQIETALAALGKAGGAAPVDLGPLNEKLAGLDALVKSSGEAAKAQDGRLTALEQSVSQLSSKVEAAAGQPKIALAIAASALKSALERGAPFSAELDTLAAISPNAPELATLRPYAEKGVPTRTEIASQMDAAANAMVAAATPVDQNAGFLQNLMSSAESLVKVRPIGAVEGVGAPETVARMEVAVTQGDYAKALSEYNSLPEAAKAAGADFAGKLKARIEVETQVDALISSAMKA